In Paraflavitalea devenefica, the following are encoded in one genomic region:
- a CDS encoding TonB-dependent receptor — protein sequence MKKMFLGICYLLISHGLSAQQIAGQVTDESTGSPVASATVELSNIATLTTNEAGRFVFSKVKQGHYTLRITSIGYQAVETTVSPDNAERAIKLTRLNLFMQPVEVRAIRAGEKAPFAKTDLSKKDIEKLNTGQDLPFLLNQTPSVVVSSDAGNGVGYTGIRIRGTDGARINVTLNGIPYNDAESQGSFFVDLPDFTSSVNNIQVQRGVGTSSNGAGAFGATINLSTNEANTTAYGEINNSYGSFNTWKHTVKAGSGLINDHFTIDARLSKIGSDGFVDRGSSDLRSFYLSGAYLGAKTSVRFNIISGKEKTYQSWNGVPEAKLSNNKDALLQHYYNNLGTLYRTQQDSINLFSSDPRKYNYFTYANQTDNYQQDHYQLFLNHQFSSRLTANAAFFLSKGKGYYEEYKPGEAYADYGLPDFEAGGNTYTSTDLIRRLWLDNDYYGVVYSLQYKGVTDQFTVGGGWNRYDGHHFGEIIWAQAGIPNNYRWYNLEAYKTDVSAYAKYQYKLSTNWEVFADLQYRRVLYNIGGFRKNPTLMVRNTFDFFNPKAGITYTDGSFMAYLSYAQGNKEPNRDDFEAGLTQQPKPEKLHDFEAGVSEKGSWYEVSGNLYYMLYKNQLVQTGKINDVGGYTRTNVKDSYRMGVELQAGVRATQWLRVAANLTLSKNQIKDFTEFYDDYDNGGQKATPHGNTDIAFSPSIIAGGTVSLIPAKDLEISLPAKYVGRQYLDNTSNKQRSLGDYYVQDARVIYTLRNLLPKEISLIGQVNNVFNRRYNSNGYTYSYQYSTLITENFYFPMAGTNFMIALNVKL from the coding sequence ATGAAAAAAATGTTTTTGGGGATTTGCTACTTATTGATTTCCCATGGGTTATCGGCTCAGCAGATTGCGGGCCAGGTAACCGACGAATCTACCGGCAGCCCCGTAGCATCGGCTACCGTAGAACTATCCAACATCGCCACCCTTACCACCAACGAGGCAGGGCGGTTTGTTTTTTCAAAGGTTAAACAGGGACATTACACGCTGCGTATTACCAGTATTGGATACCAGGCTGTGGAAACCACTGTTTCGCCCGACAATGCCGAGCGGGCTATCAAGCTCACCCGGCTCAACCTCTTTATGCAGCCCGTGGAAGTACGCGCCATCCGGGCCGGGGAAAAAGCCCCCTTTGCAAAAACCGATCTCTCCAAAAAGGATATTGAAAAACTGAATACCGGACAGGACCTCCCTTTCCTGCTGAATCAAACTCCCTCTGTAGTAGTGAGTTCAGATGCCGGGAACGGCGTAGGCTATACCGGTATCCGTATTCGTGGTACAGATGGCGCACGCATCAATGTTACCCTGAATGGCATCCCCTACAACGATGCAGAGTCGCAGGGGAGCTTTTTTGTAGACCTGCCCGACTTTACTTCTTCTGTAAACAATATACAGGTACAGCGTGGGGTAGGCACCTCTTCCAATGGGGCCGGTGCTTTCGGGGCCACTATTAATTTAAGCACCAATGAAGCTAATACCACAGCTTACGGTGAGATCAACAACAGCTATGGCTCATTCAATACCTGGAAGCATACCGTGAAAGCAGGAAGTGGATTGATCAATGATCATTTTACCATTGATGCCCGCTTGTCAAAGATCGGTAGTGATGGTTTTGTTGACCGCGGCTCCAGCGACCTTCGTTCATTCTACCTCAGCGGCGCTTACCTGGGGGCAAAAACATCCGTCCGGTTCAATATTATTTCGGGCAAGGAGAAAACATACCAGTCATGGAATGGTGTGCCGGAAGCCAAACTGAGTAATAACAAAGACGCACTGCTGCAACATTATTACAACAACCTTGGTACCTTATACCGCACACAACAGGACTCTATTAACCTGTTCTCTTCCGATCCACGTAAGTACAATTATTTTACTTACGCCAATCAAACCGACAATTATCAGCAGGACCATTACCAGTTATTCCTCAACCACCAGTTTTCTTCCAGGCTGACTGCCAATGCCGCTTTCTTCCTTTCCAAAGGAAAGGGATACTATGAAGAATATAAACCCGGAGAGGCCTATGCTGATTATGGACTGCCCGATTTTGAAGCTGGCGGCAATACCTATACCTCCACTGATCTGATCAGGCGGCTGTGGCTGGACAATGATTACTACGGGGTGGTATATTCTCTGCAGTACAAGGGTGTAACTGATCAGTTTACTGTTGGCGGTGGCTGGAACCGGTATGATGGCCACCACTTTGGCGAGATCATCTGGGCACAGGCGGGTATTCCCAACAATTACCGCTGGTACAACCTGGAGGCCTATAAAACAGACGTAAGCGCTTATGCCAAGTATCAGTATAAGCTCTCCACCAACTGGGAGGTGTTTGCTGATCTTCAGTATCGCCGTGTATTGTATAATATTGGCGGTTTCCGCAAAAATCCTACGCTCATGGTGCGTAATACCTTTGATTTCTTCAATCCCAAGGCAGGGATTACTTATACCGATGGCAGTTTCATGGCCTACCTGTCGTATGCACAAGGTAATAAAGAGCCCAACCGGGATGATTTTGAAGCCGGTCTTACGCAGCAGCCCAAACCCGAGAAACTGCATGACTTTGAAGCAGGCGTTTCGGAAAAAGGAAGCTGGTATGAGGTAAGCGGCAACCTGTATTACATGCTCTATAAAAACCAACTGGTGCAAACAGGTAAGATCAATGATGTAGGTGGTTATACCCGTACCAATGTAAAAGATAGTTACCGGATGGGCGTGGAATTACAGGCAGGCGTAAGGGCCACGCAATGGTTACGGGTGGCAGCCAACCTGACCTTGAGTAAAAACCAGATTAAGGATTTTACAGAGTTCTATGATGATTACGATAATGGTGGACAGAAAGCCACTCCTCACGGTAACACCGACATTGCTTTTTCTCCTTCCATTATAGCCGGTGGTACGGTAAGCCTGATTCCTGCAAAAGACCTGGAGATCAGCCTGCCTGCAAAATATGTGGGCCGCCAGTACCTGGACAATACCTCCAACAAGCAACGCAGCCTGGGTGATTATTATGTACAGGATGCCCGGGTGATCTATACCCTGCGTAACCTGCTTCCAAAGGAAATATCCCTGATAGGCCAGGTGAACAATGTATTTAACCGCAGGTACAACTCCAATGGTTACACTTACAGCTACCAGTATAGTACCTTGATCACGGAGAACTTTTATTTCCCGATGGCGGGCACCAATTTCATGATAGCCCTGAATGTGAAGCTGTAA